The Fusobacterium sp. DD2 genome contains a region encoding:
- a CDS encoding glycoside hydrolase family 28 protein → MNINILLVTSSAVTFEIDNNDNFFLEKSISLKINNENIKLDKVVNTVYDLTPNTEYSLEFFKGEEKIHETEVKTLNEKFLLNVKKFGALGNGVSNDTLAIQTAIMACPADGRVYIPKGRYLITSLFLKDNLTLEFAEGAQLIGDTERENFGILPGLIDNDNNDEYYLGSWEGNPLDTFTSLITGINVKNVTILGKGIIDGRASRDNWWKNPKIKNKAWRPRTIFLNNCENINIEGITIKNSPSWTLHPFLTKNLNVFNIKIDNPMDSPNTDGFDPESCENLKCMGVEFSVGDDCIAIKSGKLYLGTVLNKPTKNFLIKHCLMKYGHGGLVIGSEMAGGAENIRIENCDFYQTDKGIRIKTRRGRGKNGVIDGIYATNISMNKVKVPFVINCFYFCDPDGKTEYVYTKEPLPIDDRIPTVKNINLKNITAKDTYICAGYLYGLPENPIDKVTLDNVTIDFTSENVEPDYPAMMSFIEPEAKTGFFMENIKDISLNNLTIKNNTGEKIRIGKNCKDNLK, encoded by the coding sequence ATGAATATCAATATACTTCTTGTAACTTCAAGTGCAGTTACATTTGAAATTGATAACAATGATAATTTCTTTTTAGAAAAGTCTATCTCTTTAAAGATTAATAATGAAAATATAAAATTGGATAAGGTTGTAAATACAGTTTATGACCTTACTCCAAATACTGAATACTCACTTGAGTTCTTCAAAGGTGAAGAAAAAATTCACGAGACTGAAGTTAAAACTTTAAATGAAAAATTCTTATTAAATGTAAAAAAATTTGGTGCTCTTGGAAATGGAGTTTCAAATGATACATTAGCTATTCAAACAGCAATTATGGCTTGTCCTGCAGATGGTCGTGTATATATACCAAAGGGAAGATATCTTATTACTTCCCTTTTCCTAAAGGATAATCTGACACTTGAATTTGCTGAAGGTGCTCAATTAATTGGTGATACTGAAAGAGAGAATTTTGGAATACTCCCTGGGCTTATTGACAATGATAACAATGATGAATACTACCTTGGAAGTTGGGAAGGAAATCCACTAGATACATTTACATCACTTATTACTGGAATCAATGTTAAAAATGTAACAATTCTTGGTAAAGGAATTATAGATGGAAGAGCTTCTAGAGATAACTGGTGGAAAAATCCAAAAATAAAAAATAAAGCATGGCGTCCAAGAACTATATTTTTAAATAACTGTGAAAATATAAATATTGAAGGAATAACTATTAAGAATTCACCTTCATGGACTCTGCATCCTTTTTTGACAAAAAATCTCAATGTCTTCAATATAAAAATAGACAATCCTATGGATTCCCCAAATACAGATGGATTTGATCCTGAATCATGTGAAAATCTAAAATGTATGGGAGTTGAATTTTCTGTTGGAGATGACTGTATCGCAATAAAATCAGGTAAATTATATTTAGGAACTGTTTTAAATAAACCAACTAAGAATTTTCTAATTAAACACTGCTTAATGAAATATGGACATGGCGGACTGGTAATTGGAAGTGAAATGGCTGGTGGAGCTGAAAATATACGTATAGAAAATTGTGATTTTTATCAAACAGATAAAGGAATAAGAATAAAAACAAGACGTGGAAGAGGAAAAAATGGAGTTATAGATGGAATCTATGCTACAAATATTTCAATGAATAAAGTTAAAGTTCCTTTCGTTATTAATTGTTTTTACTTCTGTGATCCAGATGGAAAGACTGAATATGTTTATACAAAAGAGCCTCTTCCTATAGATGACAGAATCCCAACAGTTAAAAATATTAACTTAAAGAACATTACTGCAAAAGATACTTATATTTGTGCTGGATACCTGTATGGTCTTCCTGAAAATCCAATTGATAAGGTTACTTTGGACAATGTCACAATAGACTTTACTTCTGAAAATGTAGAGCCTGACTATCCAGCAATGATGTCATTTATTGAACCTGAAGCTAAAACTGGATTTTTTATGGAAAATATTAAAGATATCAGTTTAAATAATCTTACTATAAAAAACAATACTGGTGAAAAAATCAGAATTGGAAAAAATTGTAAAGATAATTTGAAATAA
- a CDS encoding tagaturonate reductase translates to MLDRKELNLPKYPEKIIQFGEGNFLRCFFDWQIDILNKKQNLNAGVAVVRPIDYDTLPLLNTQDGLYTAIIRGINEEGKAVKNYRIVSSVNREIPVYKEFDEFLKLAHNPEMRFIVSNTTEAGIVYSDKDKYEDRPQNTYPAKLTRLLHERFKHFNGDKTKGFILMPCELIDYNGIELKKIVLKYTHLWKLEDEFITWLDEANIWCSTLVDRIVTGYPRAEKDELEKELKYEDKFMVTGEYFYLFVIQGPKDILTKELHLENSGLNVVIVDDLKPYKMRKVGILNGAHTAMVPVAYLYGIDTVREAMENDEIRTFIDTAIDQEIIPAIDMDKKELIDFKNAVIDRFKNPYVKHMLIDIALNSTSKYKTRILPQVLKMHKKTGKLSKKLLFSLAALIRFYKGVRENGDSINLRDDAKFLDLYKKLWETSDYKHIVTTILGMKEHWDIDLNEIPGMTDLVTQYLTSIDTKGIKEALKEVK, encoded by the coding sequence ATGTTAGATAGAAAAGAATTAAATTTACCAAAATATCCAGAAAAAATAATCCAATTTGGAGAGGGGAATTTTTTAAGATGTTTCTTTGACTGGCAGATAGATATCCTGAATAAAAAACAGAATCTCAATGCTGGAGTTGCAGTTGTAAGACCTATAGATTATGACACTCTTCCTCTTCTAAATACTCAGGATGGACTTTATACTGCTATAATTCGTGGAATTAATGAGGAAGGTAAAGCTGTAAAAAACTATAGAATTGTATCTTCTGTCAATAGAGAAATACCTGTATATAAAGAATTTGATGAGTTTTTAAAACTGGCTCACAACCCTGAGATGAGATTCATTGTGTCAAATACTACAGAAGCGGGAATTGTCTACAGTGATAAAGATAAGTATGAGGACAGACCACAAAACACTTATCCTGCTAAATTAACAAGACTTTTACATGAAAGATTTAAACACTTTAATGGAGACAAAACTAAAGGATTTATCCTTATGCCTTGTGAACTTATAGATTACAATGGTATTGAACTGAAAAAAATAGTGTTAAAGTATACTCATTTATGGAAATTGGAAGATGAGTTTATAACTTGGTTAGATGAAGCAAATATATGGTGTTCTACTTTAGTTGATAGAATTGTAACAGGATATCCAAGAGCAGAAAAAGATGAACTTGAAAAAGAACTTAAATATGAAGATAAATTTATGGTTACTGGAGAATATTTCTATCTATTTGTAATCCAAGGTCCAAAAGATATACTTACAAAAGAACTTCATTTAGAAAACTCAGGTCTCAATGTGGTTATTGTAGATGATCTTAAACCTTATAAGATGAGAAAAGTTGGAATTTTAAATGGAGCTCATACAGCTATGGTGCCTGTTGCATATCTATATGGTATCGATACTGTAAGAGAGGCTATGGAAAATGATGAAATCAGAACTTTCATCGATACTGCTATTGATCAGGAAATAATTCCTGCAATTGATATGGATAAAAAAGAATTAATAGATTTTAAAAACGCTGTAATCGATAGATTTAAGAATCCATATGTAAAACATATGCTTATTGATATCGCTTTAAACTCAACATCAAAATATAAAACAAGAATACTACCTCAGGTTCTGAAAATGCATAAGAAAACAGGTAAACTTTCTAAAAAATTACTATTCTCATTAGCTGCATTAATTAGATTTTATAAAGGTGTTAGAGAAAATGGAGATTCTATTAATTTAAGAGACGATGCAAAATTCCTTGATTTATATAAAAAATTATGGGAGACATCAGACTATAAACATATAGTTACTACAATACTTGGAATGAAAGAACATTGGGATATAGATTTAAATGAAATCCCTGGAATGACTGATCTTGTAACACAATATCTAACATCAATTGATACTAAAGGAATAAAAGAAGCTTTGAAAGAGGTAAAATAA